One window from the genome of Gadus macrocephalus chromosome 7, ASM3116895v1 encodes:
- the dclk1a gene encoding serine/threonine-protein kinase DCLK1a, whose translation MEDCGGSPPEAETPVPEIPAVPAYISERYKVGRTLGDGNFAVVRECVEHTTGREYALKIINKSKCRGKEHMIQNEVSILRRVKHPNVVLLIEEVDTYSELYLVMELVKGGDLFDAITSTNRYTERDASGMLYNLANAIKYLHSLNIVHRDIKPENLLVYEHADGSKSLKLGDFGLATVVEGPLYTVCGTPTYVAPEIIAETGYGLKVDIWAAGVITFILLCGFPPFRGIEDQEILFDQILMGQLEFPLPYWDHVSDTAKELIRSMLEVESEQRYTALQVLEHPWVTDEGLCENEHQLSVAGKIKKHFNTGPQLDGSFSMQRSGSLDFYQHPAMYWMRPPLLIRRGRFSDEDATRM comes from the exons ATGGAGGACTGTGGGGGGTCTCCTCCTGAAG CTGAGACGCCGGTCCCTGAGATTCCAGCTGTTCCAGCCTACATATCAGAGCGCTACAAGGTGGGCCGCACGCTGGGAGACGGGAACTTTGCAGTGGTCCGGGAATGCGTGGAGCACACGACGGGGCGGGAATACGCGCTGAAGATCATCAACAAGAGCAAATGCAGGGGCAAG GAGCACATGATCCAGAACGAGGTGTCCATCCTGCGACGGGTGAAGCACCCCAACGTCGTGCTGCTGATCGAGGAGGTGGACACGTACAGCGAGCTCTATCTGGTCATGGAGCTGGTCaag GGGGGCGACCTTTTCGACGCCATCACGTCCACCAACAGATACACGGAGAGAGACGCCAGCGGCATGCTGTACAACCTGGCCAACGCCATCAAGTACCTGCACAGTCTGAACATTGTCCACAGAGACATCAAACCAGAGAACCTGTTG GTGTATGAGCATGCAGACGGCAGTAAGAGCTTGAAGCTGGGGGACTTtggcctggccacggtggtGGAAGGACCCCTTTACACCGTCTGCGGGACGCCCACTTATGTAGCACCGGAAATCATCGCAGAAACAGG TTATGGCCTTAAGGTGGACATCTGGGCAGCTGGAGTCATCACGTTCATTCTGCTGTGTGGGTTCCCTCCCTTTAGGGG TATTGAAGACCAGGAGATTCTGTTTGATCAGATTCTAATGGGACAGCTGGAGTTTCCTCTTCCATACTGGGATCATGTGTCGGATACAGCCaag GAGCTGATCCGGTCCATGCTAGAAGTGGAGTCGGAGCAGAGATACACAGCCCTACAGGTGCTGGAGCACCCTTGGGTGACG GACGAGGGCCTGTGTGAGAACGAGCACCAGCTGTCTGTAGCAGGGAAGATAAAGAAGCACTTCAACACCGGCCCTCAG CTGGACGGCAGCTTCTCCATGCAGAGATCCGGCTCCTTGGACTTCTACCAGCACCCGGCCATGTACTGGATGAG gcccCCGCTCTTGATCAGGAGGGGCCGGTTCTCCGACGAAGACGCCACCCGAATGTGA